The DNA segment ACTGGGACGACAACTACGCCCTGCGCATCCTGCGCAACATCCGGGCGTCCGCCCTGCCGGGCGCGCGGCTCGCGGTGATGGAGATCCTGCTTCCGGAAGCCAGCGAACCGCACCCCGGCTGGCTGATGGACATGAACATGCTGGTCATGACCGGTGGGCGGGAGCGGACGGCCAAGGAATATGCCAGCCTGCTGGCAGAGGCCGGCTTCCGCTTGGACCGCATCACCCCGACCAAGGCGCCCATGAGCGTGGTGGAGGCAATCCTGGCCTGACCGGCCCTGCTCCCCGATCCGGCAAGCATCTGAACGAATTAGCAAAAAGACTTGTGGCGCGGAGCGCGCGCGCCCTCTAACACTGCACACCGGAATGTTCCTGTTCGGATAAGAGGAAGGGAGGCCTCGATGTTCGGTGTGCTCACGCGCTCCTCGACGAAACTCACTGAACGCTATCTGCCGGACCCGTTCGTCCTGGTGCTGCTGCTGACGGCGGTGGTTTTCCTGGCAGGACTAGCGTTCGAGCAGCAGTCGCCGGTGGCCATGGCCCGACACTGGGGCGACGGCTTCTGGAAGCTGCTTGAGTTCAGCATGCAGATGCTGCTCGTGCTGGTCACCGGCTTCGTCCTGGCCAGCACGCCGGTATTCCGCCGCATACTGGCGACGCTGGCAGGGCTGGCGAAGTCGCCTGGGCAGGCGATCATCCTGGTCAGCGTGGTGTCGCTGGCCGCAAGCTGGATCAACTGGGGATTCGGACTGGTCATCGGCGCCCTGTTCGCCCGCCAGCTCGCCCGCGTGGTCAAGGTCGATTACCGCCTGCTGATCGCCTCCGCCTATAGCGGTTTCGTGATCTGGCACGGCGGTATTTCAGGGTCCGTTCCGCTGGTCATCGCAACCGAGGGGCACTTTACCCAGAATCTGATCGGCGTGATCCCGACCAGCGAGACCATTTTCGCGTCCTATAACCTGATCATCTGCCTGGCCCTGCTGGTGCTGGTCCCGCTGACCAACCGCATGATGATGGGCCACGGTGCCAACCCGATCCATGTCGACCCCGCGAAACTGCAGGAGCCGGAGCCGGAGGTGCCGACCGTGATGGAGCGGCCGGCCGACTATCTGGAGCACAGCCGGATCGTCTCCCTGGTCATCGGCGTGCTGGGCCTTGGCTATCTCGCCATCTACTTCGTCGAGAAGGGGTTCGCGCTGAACCTCAATATCGTCAACTTCACCTTCCTGTTCCTGGGCATCATCCTGCACGGAACGCCCTTCCGCTTCCTGCACAGCCTGCAGGAGGCCATCAAGGGTGCGGCCGGCATCGTCGTGCAGTTTCCCTTCTATGCCGGCATCATGGGCATGATGGTGGGGTCCGGCCTGGCGCAGGACCTGTCGGCCTGGTTTGTCTCCATCTCCACCGCGGATACGCTGCCGCTCTTCACCTTCTGGAGTGCGGGCCTGCTGAACATCCTGATCCCGTCGGGCGGCGGGCAGTGGGCGGTGCAGTCGCAGGTGATGCTGCCGGCGGCCATCGAGCTTCAGGCCGATCTTGCCCGTACCTCCATGGCCATTGCCTGGGGCGATGCCTGGACCAACATGATCCAGCCCTTCTGGGCCCTGCCGGCGCTTGCCATCGCCGGGCTGCGGGCCAAGGACATCATGGGCTATTGCCTGATCATCCTGCTGGTGTCGGGCGTGGTGATCTCGCTGGGGCTGCTGTTCCTCTGAACGGCTCCAGCAGGGGGCGGCGACGCTATTCCTTGGGCGTCTCCGCCTCCGCCTTGCGGTCCACATGGCCCAGCGGCCGGTCCGGCGCGATCCGGTCCCGTACCAGCCGCTTCAGCTCCGCCGCCTCCGGGAAGCGGCCCTGCTCCTTGCGGGACCAGACCAGCTCCCCATCCGCATATACGGTGAAGACGCCGCCCGTTCCGGGGATCAGCGTCACGCCGCCGACCTCATCCTCGAAGGTGGTCAACAGCTCCTGGGCCAGCCAGGCCGCGCGCAGGAGCCAGCGGCACTGGCGGCAATAGGTGATCTCGATCCTGGCCACGTCGCTCATCGTTCCTCCGCAAACACGTTCACGGCCACAACAGGCTGGGAACCGGCCGGTCCGGCTATGCGAGCCAGAGATTCTGGACCAGCATGCACGCCGCAGTCCCGGATGCGACGGAAACCAGCAGATGGCGGAAGCAGAGATGCGCCGCCACGGTGACGACGGCGCCCACCGCCTGCCCGGCCTGCGCATTGGCCGGCGCGCCGCCGACGCCCCAGCCCAGATAGACGATCAGCACCGCCAGCACCGCCGGCGGAAACAGTTCCACGAACAGGCGGCGCAGGGCCGGCCCGTTCAGACGGTTGCCTACCAGGAAGGGCAGAAACCGCGCCGGTGCGGTGGCGAGCGCCATCAGCAGCGCCGTCCACAGGATCTCAGCGCCGGGCATGGCACCCTCCCCGGTCCATGATCGCAACGGCAGCCAGCGCCGCGGCCATGATCGGCAGCAGCGTGTTGGACGTCCCGAACACGGCCGCGCCCGCAACGGCCACCGCCGCCCCGACCAGGGCCGCCAGCGCCTTCCGCCTCGTGCGCGTCTGCTCCAGCAGCAGCACGATGAACAGCGCGGTAAGCGCGAAGTCGAGTCCCTGGATGCCGGCGGGAATGAAGTTTCCGGCCACGGCCCCGATGGCGCATCCCACGACCCAATAGCCCTGGTTCAGCATCGCGACGCGCCAGAGAATGCCCTCGTCACAGGACCTGTTCCCGGCCGGCGGGGTAGCGGCCAGCACCGCGTAGGTCTCATCCGTCAGGGCGAAGGCGAAATAGGCCTTGGCCGCATTCCAGGTGCGGAACCGGTCCAGGAAGGCGAGGCCGTAGACGGCATGGCGCGCATTCAGCGTCAGCGTCGCCAGCGCGATCTCCACCGGCCCCTGCCCCGCGGCCAGCATGCCGGCCGCCAGGAACTGCGACGCGCCGGCATAGACGATGAGGCCCAGCAGGGGCGCGCCCCACGCCGGAAGCCCCTGCTGCACCCACAGCACGCCGAACCCGATGCCGATCGGGACATAGCCGACCAGGATGGGAATGCTGAGAAGGAAGGCCTGCCGCCAGGGGCTGGGGCAGGATGCGGCGATATCGGTCATCTCATACGCTTCACGGTCGCGGCCGGACCTGCGGGAGGATGCCGCGAAGCCGCCGCCCGCGCACCCCACAATCCGGCAAGGGCCGCATACCCGTGCCGGGCGGGGCCGGCGGTCAGATCATCCCGGCCCGGCTCTTCGCCCCGCGGGCCCGCAGCTCCGCCTCCAGCGCCGTGGTCAGGTCGGCGACGGTGAAGGGCTTGCCGATCAGCTTCGCATCCGCCCCCTCCATCAGCTCCTCGCTGTAGCCGCTCATCAGCACCACAGGGAAGGCGGGCCAGTAGCGGCGGATTTCGCGCAGAAGGCCGACGCCGCTGAGGGTGCCCGGCATGACGATGTCGCTGAGCACGATGTCCACGCTGCTGTCCGTGCTCAGGACCCGCAGCGCCTCATCGGCGGAGAAGGCCCGCCGCAGGTCGTAACCGATATCGGTGAGCACCGCTGCCAGCATCGCGCCGACGATGGGATCGTCCTCCACCAGCAGCACGGTTCCGCCGCTGACCTCGGGAGCCTGCCCCGCCTCCGCCCGCCCGTCCGCCACCGCCTTGTCGGACCGGGGCAGGAGCAGGGTGACGGTCGTCCCCCGGCCGGGCTGGCTGTCGATGGAGATCGCGCCGCGCGACTGCCGGGCGAAGCCGTAAGCTTGGCTGAGGCCCAGGCCGGTGCCGCCGCTGGCCTGCTTGGTGGTGAAGAAGGGCTCGAAGGCCCTGGCGACAATCTCGGGCGACATGCCGCCGCCGGTGTCGGAGACGGAAAGCGCGACGCAGGGGCCGACGAGCAGCCCCTCCCCCTCCTTCGACGGACGCGGCATGTTCCGCGCCTGAATGCCCAGCGCGCCCGGCCCCGGCATTGCGTCACGCGCGTTCGCCAGGATGTTCAGGACGGTGAATTCGAACTGCGTCGGGTCCACCTCCACGATCCAGATGTCCGGCGGCAGATCGATGTCGAGGCGGATGTCGGGACGCAGGGTCCGCGCCATCAACTCCGACATGGAGAGGAGCTGGTCGCGGATGCTGACCGGCCTGGGCTCCAACGGCTGGCGCCGGGCAAAGGCCAGCAACTGCCGCGTCAGCCGGGAGGCGCGGTCCACCGCCTGATAGCCGGCATCGAGAACGGGCCTGAGCCCGGATGCGTCGGCCTTCTTCTCCACCAGCGACAGGCAGGCCGTCATGGCCTGGAGCAGGTTGTTGAAATCGTGCGCCACGCCGCGGGTCATCTGCCCCATGGCCTCCAGCCGCCGTGTCTCCTCCCTGGCGACGTCCTGGCGGCGGCGGGTGCGCAACTCCCGCAGGAACACGGTCGCGAACAGCATTGCCAGGGCGGCGCAGACCACCCCGCCGCCGAGCATCAGCCCGCCGGCCTGGCGAAGCGGCGCGGCGAACACTTCCCGCGGCAGTCCGACATGGATCGACCAGCCGAAATCCGGGAGCCGGCGATACACCGACCGCAACGGCGTTCCCTCGGTGCTGAGCCCGTCATAGAAGCCCTCCGGCTGCTCTTCCCGGATTCGCAGCAGGCGGCTGTTCGCGGGATAGCCGGTCAGCTTCTCAGGATTAGGCAGCCGGGCGGCGACATTGCCGCCCGCATCCACCACGGCGCAGTACCAGTCCGGCGGCAGGCCGTTGGCGAGAAGAAAGTCCTGGATGCGCCGGGGCTCCACCACGGCGGTGAGGATGTAGAGCAACTGTCCTTTCCGGATCACCGGCACCCGGATCGCGAAGGCGGCGTTGCCGCGCGGTCCGCGCAGGGTGGTGCCGACGACCGGCGCCGACGTGGCCACCGCGCGCGCATGGCTTTCCAGATCGACCACCTTGCCGGGTCCGCCGCCGACCGGATCGGGAATGTCGATCAGCCGGTTGCCATCCGGGTCGCTGAGCACGACGACCCGCCACAGCGGATGGCGGGAGCGGACACGCTCGGCGATGTCCGCGAACGTGTCCCGGTCGACCGCGCCGTCCACGGGCAACGCCTCCGCCAGCACCAGCAGGCTGTCGATCTGTGAGGTCAGCTCGCGGTTCACAAGCTGCGCCAGATAGATGACCCGGTTTTCCGCCTCCTGCTCCATCGCCTCCTGTTTGGCGTGCAGCCATGTGACCCCCAACCCCACCGAAAAAGCGAGGATGGGCAGCACGGCCGCCAGGGCGAGCAGGACCAAGTGTCTTTGCGCGGGAGGCGAACCCGCGCTCCGGCCCAGGAGTCCGGGGATTTTTCGGAACGGCCACATGGTGTGAGGAACGGCGCTCCCAGCAATCCGGTCGGACGAGCCGGGCACACTACCCGGGATGGGTTAATGCATCATACGGAAAAGGCGCCGCCCGCGGCGGCTTGAACAGCTTTCTAGCGGCCGCCGCCGAGCAGCTTCCGTAGCAGATGGGTGAGATCGGAAAGCTGGAAGGGCTTGGCGAAGACCTCCGTGAAGATGCCGTCGGTATTCGCAGGCGGAACCGCGCTGGTCAGCACGATCGGAATGGCTGAAAAGCCAGAATCGGCCCGTAGGGCGCAGGCGAACTCGAGCCCGCTCATGCGGGGCATCATATGGTCGGTCACGACCGCGTCCGGCTGTTCCTGCCGGGCCATGTCGAGCGCCTGCCTGCCGTCATGCGCGACCACCACATGAAAGCCCTCGTCGGCCAGATGCTCGGCGACGGAAAGAGCGATCATGATCTCGTCGTCGACGACGAGGACTTTGGGCGCTTTTCGATCCGCCATCGCTCAGGGGCTCCCCCGGTTGTCGTTCCGGTTCAGCATGTGCGCAGCGCCGGTCGTCAGGTCTTCCGACCTGTCGAACGTGTCCGCCAGGACGATACCGCCGCTGGTGATCTGGAATTCACGGATGCGGGCGTCGAACTGGCTGTCCCGCATCTTCAGGATCGATATCAGCCGCCGCATCTGCGCCCGGTATTCGACGAAGCGCATCAGGATCAGATTCTCCACGATGCTGGAGAATTCCGGAGCCGGTGAGTACACCACGGGGCCGATCATCTCCCGCAGTTCCCAGGTTGCGAAGGTCGTGACCCCCAGGGCCCGCAACTCGTTCGACAGGGCCGTGAAGAAGGGCTCTATCCGGTCGGGATGCCCGGCGGCCCGCTGGAATCCGCTGAACCCGTCGATGACCAGGCGCTTCACGCCCCGGCGCAGCACGGCTTCGCGGAGCCGGTGCGCCAGACCGTCCAGCAGGTTCTCCGTCGGCGGCTGCCACAGCATCTCCAGAGCGCCGCTCCGGAACAGGCCGGAGAGGTCGAGACCGATGGAGGCCGCCTTGGTCTCCAGCCGGGGTTGCGTCTCGTAGAAGCCGAAGAACAGCCCCGGCTCCTCGGCGCTGGAGCTGGCGATGAACTGAAGGGCCAGGGTGGTCTTGCCCGTGCCGGACGGCCCCATGGCGAGCGTCAGCGCCCGCGCCGGCAGCCCGCCCCCGATCATGGCGTCCAGGTCCGGGACGCCGCTGACGGTCCGTTCGATGCCCGGGCCGTCCGGGACGGACGGGGTGGCGAACTCGGCCTCGAACCGGGGATGGACGACGATGCCCCTCTGCTGGATCTGGAACTGGTGCAGCCCCCGCAGATGCGCCCCGCCCCTGAATTTGGAAACGGAAAGCGTGCGGACGGCGCGAGCGCCGACCACATCGTCGGACAAGGCGATGACCCCGTCCACCATGGTGTGCTCCGGTGCCACCTCTCCCAGATTGGCGCTGGTCAGCAGCAGGACGGTGCAGTTGGCGAATTCTCCATGGGTCTGGAGCTGCTGGAGGAAGACTTTGAGGTCCAGATCGGATGGAGCGGACTCCCGCACGTTCAGCAGACCGTCCAGGACCAGCAGGGTCGTCCCCATCCGTCCGATCTCATCCCGCAGCAGCCCGACCAGCCCGTCCAGACCCCCGTCCCGCAAGGCCATATGGCCGCTGATGTAGCTGACGCCCGACGGCACCAGGCCGGCATCGAAGAAGTCCAGCTCTGACAGATTTCCGATCAGCCGGGCATGCGATTCCGCGAGCAGGGTGACATACAGGACCGTGCCGCCGGATTTCGCATGGTGGAAACAGATATGGTTCGCGAGGATGGTCTTACCGGCGCCCGGACGGCCCTGGAGGATATAGGTGCGGCTGCGGATCAGGCCGCCTTTCAGGACGCGGTCCAATCCCTCGATGCCGGTTTCAACCCGTTCGTCGGCCTGCACGAGCACACTCCCTGGTTCCCGGATGTGGATCATCGGCCGCAACCGGCGCTCCTTCCCTGCTGCCACGGGCGAAGCTTGGCCGACGAACAAACAACGTCGCAACTCGTTACGACGAAATATACCCCCTATCCGGATTAGCACGTCCGGAAGGAATGGGAAACCCGGCGAAAGGGGGTCAGGATATCGGGCGCATGGCCTAACCGGGTCGACAGGCTTTCCACGCTCCGTCAGACTGGAACGGCAAAGTTAACAATGACGGGCCGATCCGCAAGGCCCGCGCGACCTAATCCGGGGGAGGATCATGACGGGAACAACGGCGCAGAACCGGCCCGGGCTGTTGCGGCAGGCAGGCCCTTACGCACCGACGATTTCCAGCCGGGCGGGCCGGGCATGACCGCACAGTCCGCCGGGGCCGCCCCGCCCCTGGCCGGCAAGGCGCGATCCCTGACGCTGCTGGCCCTGACCGAGGTCCTGGCGCTCGGCCTCTGGTTCTCGGCCACCGCGGTGGTGCCGGAGTTGGAGGCGGATGTCGGGCTGAGCGCGTTCCAGGCTTCCCTCTTCACCAGCGCCGTGCAGGCCGGGTTCGTCGCCGGCACGCTTGGCAGCGCTCTTCTCGGGCTGGCCGACCGGATCGACCCCCGCCGGCTCTTCGCCGCCTCCGCCCTGATCGCGGCATTGGCGAATGCCGGCATCCTGCTGGTCGACCCGGCCACGGCCGCGGTTCCCGCCCTGCGTTTCGTCACCGGCATCTGCATGGCCGGCATCTATCCCGTCGGGATGCGCATCGCGGCCACCTGGGCCAGGGGCGATCTCGGCCTGCTGGTCGGGTTGCTGGTCGGCGCGCTGACCCTCGGCTCCGCCTCGCCGCATCTGATCAACGCCATCGGCGGCATCGAGTGGCGTTGGGTCATCGGCGCCGCTTCGGCGGGGGCGGTCGTCGCCGCAGTGGCCATCAGCGGCGCCGGGCTGGGTCCCGCCATGGGCAAGGCGCCGCCATTCCGGCCGGCGGCGGCCCTCATCGCATGGCGCGATCCGGCGCTGCGTCTGGCCAATATCGGGTATCTGGGCCACATGTGGGAGCTTTACGCCATGTGGTCGTGGCTGGCCCTGTTCCTGGTCAGCAGCTTCACGGCGGCAGGCGTGCAGGCGGCGGATGCGTCCGGCTGGGCGCGGCTGGTCACCTTTGCGGCCATGGCGCTGGGCGGGCTGGGCTGCGTGGCGGCCGGCGCGATCGCCGACCGTATCGGCCGCACCGCCGTCACCGCCGGCGCCATGGCCATCAGCGGCGGCTGCGCCCTTCTGATCGGCTTCCTGCACGGCGCGCCGCCCGCGCTGGTAATCGCCGTCTGTCTGGTCTGGGGCATAACCATCGTGGCGGACTCCGCCCAGTTCTCCGCCAGCGTGGCGGAGTTGTCGGACCGGACGCTCACCGGCACCATGCTGACCATCCAGACCAGTGCCGGTTTTCTTCTGACACTGTTCAGCATTCATCTGGTGGGATGGCTCGCGGACAGCTTCGGCTGGGCCAATGCCTTCGCCGTGCTCGCAGCCGGCCCGGCAGTGGGCGTGTGGGCGATGCTGCGCCTGCGCGGACGCCCCGAATCCATGCGTCTCGCCGCGGGCCGGAGGTGACGGCCCGAGTGAGTTGATCCCTTTGGCTGGGCCTCAAGCCATACGCCCTATGCGCTATGGCCGGACATCATAAGGTAGGTCTTATATACCCCGCCCGGATTTTCGAGGTGTTGGAGTTCAGTACATGGTCACTGCCCAGGAGCCGAGCCACTCATTAGCGGCGGTGGAGGAGATGAGCTTTCGCCGGCTCGTCGACTCCATTACCGACTATGCCATCTATATGCTCGACTCACAGGGGATCATCAGCACCTGGAACCAGGGGGCGCAGCGATTCAAGGGCTACACCGCGGCGGAAATTCTGGGCCAGCATTTCTCCCGCTTCTATACCGAAGAGGACAAGCTGGCCGGCGAGCCTGCGCGCGCGCTCCACGCCGCTGCCCACGAGGGCAAATACGAGAAGGAAGGCTGGCGCGTCCGCAAGGGGGGGGAGCGGTTCTGGGCCCATGTGGTCATCGACCCGATCAGGGACGAGGACGGGAAGCTGATCGGCTTCGCCAAGATCACCCGCGACGTTACCGAACGGCGCAATACCCAGCAGGCCCTGCTGGAGAGCGAGAAGCGATTCAGCCTGCTGGTGCAGGGCGTGACCGACTATGCCATCTACATGCTGGACCCGCAGGGGCATGTCACCAACTGGAACGGGGGAGCGAACCGGATCAAAGGCTATGCGGCCGAGGAGATCATCGGGCAGCACTTCTCCCGCTTCTATACGCCCGAGGACCGGTCGGCGGGCCTGCCGTTCCAGGCCCTGAAGATCGCTGAGCGCGAAGGCAAGTATGAGAAGGAAGGCTGGCGCATCCGCAAGGACGGCACCCGCTTCTGGGCCCATGTGATCATCGATGCGATCCGGGACGAGAACGGGAAGCTGATCGGCTTCGCCAAGGTCACTCGCGACATCACCGAGCGCAAGGAGGCGCAGGAGGCTTTGGAGCAGGCGCGTGAGGCGCTGGTCCAGGCCCAGAAGATGGAAGCGGTGGGCCAGCTGACCGGCGGAATCGCGCACGATTTCAACAATCTGCTCCAGGCCCTCGGCGGCTGCCTGACGATGATCGCGCGCCGCACCGACCAGCCGGATATCCAACCGCTGCTCCAGGCCGGCAGACAGGCGGTGGACCGCGGGGCCAAGCTGGTGCAGCAGCTCATGACCTTCGCCCGGGGGGAAAGCCTGCGTCCGGAAACGCTGGCCTTGCCCGACCGCATCCTGGGCATGGCAGGCCTTCTGGAGCGCGTCCTGCGCGCCGATATCCGTCTCAATACCCGCTTCACGCCCGATCTCTGGCCGGTCGACCTGGACCCGACCCAGTTCGAACTGGCCATCATCAACCTGGCCGTCAACGCCCGCGACGCCATGCCGAACGGCGGATCGCTGCTGATCAAGGCGGAGAATGTCACGCTGCCGCCCGGTAACCCGCGGGGGTTGGAGGGGGATTTCGTCCACCTGTCCGTAGCCGATACCGGCACCGGCATGCCGGCGGAGGTGAAGATACGGGCCTTCGACCCGTTCTTCACCACCAAGGAGGTGGGGAAAGGTTCCGGCCTCGGGCTGGCGCAGGTTTATGGGCTGGCGCACCAGGGCGGAGGCACCGCCTGGATCGACAGCGAGGAAGGCCGCGGCACGACCATCAACCTGCTGCTGAAGCGGTCCCATTCCCTTCCGCGACAAGCGGTCGACCGCAGCCGCGCTCTGCCCAAGGCACAGCGCGGCGGTCATATCCTGCTCGTGGAGGACGATCCCGTGGTGGCATCCACGGTCGCGGCGGCGCTGGAGGATGCCGGGCTGATGGTGACCCGGGTGGTCACCGCCGACGAGGCCCTGCCGCTGCTGGCGGGCGCCGATGCCATCGATCTGCTGTTTTCCGACGTGATCATGCCGGGCCGGATCAGCGGGATCGACCTGGCCCAGGAGGCCCGCCGCCTACGCCCCGGCCTGCCGGTCATCCTGACGACCGGCTACAGCGGCAATGTCGCGGACGCAGAAGGCATCCGCATCCTGCCAAAGCCCTATCGGATCGACGAGCTGGTCGATGTGCTGGCCCGTGAAATGAGCGGTGCCAAGCCGCTGGCCCCGGTGGCGGAATCCCAGCCCTGAAGCCGGCGTCATGCCGGATCAGCACGGGCAGGCGTCCAGCACCCGGAGCGGCCAGAACAGCTCCACCGCATAGCTGAGGGCCAGGAACGCCGCCGCCTCGTCCCAGGAGGTGAAATGCTCCGCCAGCAACGGCTGGCTTCGCAGGATCGCGACGCCGACCGCCCCGAGGCCGGCGATGAACAGGAGCTGGCTCAGCGCGGCGGGAACCATGGGCAGCGGCAGCAGCGAGGCGAAGAACAGGCTCAGCGCCACGGCAAGCCCGACGCGGAGCATGGCGGTTTCATTGGGATCGTGCGGCTCCCGCCCCTCGCCCCGGCCGCCCTGCCAGTCCCGTGGATCGTAGACATGCATCGCCCCCTCCCTCATGCGGACAGGCGGCGTCCATGGGGGTGCATGAACAGAAGCACCGTGCCGGCCAGCCGCTCCCGCATGCGCCGTGCGGCAAGGGCGTCCGGGAAGGGCGATGCGGAGAGCTCCGGCATGCCGTCGTCACTTGCACGGTCGAACAGCAACCCATCTAGGCAGGCCTCCTCGATCATGTCCCCTATGGCCGGCCTCAACTCCGCGGCGGCGCGCTCCTCCCGTCCGGGGGCGCAGGCAGTCTCCTCCTCCAGATAGAGCTGCCAGTCGCTATTGACGGCCGCATCCATCTGCGCGGCCGTGCGGGGCGGCTTGGCCGGCTGCCGCTGCCGCGCCGGAACCTCGGCAATCTCCAGCCCTTGCCGGGCGGCGAAGCGCAGCGCCGCCTCGCGGGTGGAGAACCGGATTTCCACATGCCGCAACGGATCGTCCCCGGCAATCCATCCCATCAGCGGCTCCAGCCACTGGGGACGCGCCGGCTCGATCGTCAGAATCCAGGGCCGCGCCGTCCCACTCCTGCCGGCGGTTCCCCGTCCCCGGAAGGAGAGCCAGGCCAGCGTGCCCGGCGGGAAGCGCCCGGCGTTGGCGACGGGCTTCAGGAATTCGGTCGGAAAGCTGCTTTCCCTCTTCGGCATCTCCTGCATTGCGGCCTCCCCTATCGGCAAGGCCCCCGGCGGCCGTAGCCAGCCGGCCGCCGGGGCGCAACTCGGAAATACGCGCGTCACGCGGCGACGCGCCGCTCCTCATTGTTCTGGACCATGACGTCCTCGGCCATGCCAGGCTTGTGCTCCAGCGCCGGGCCGGAGGCCGGGCCGCTGATGGCGATGCGGCGGGGCTTCAGCGCCTCGGG comes from the Indioceanicola profundi genome and includes:
- a CDS encoding short-chain fatty acid transporter, coding for MFGVLTRSSTKLTERYLPDPFVLVLLLTAVVFLAGLAFEQQSPVAMARHWGDGFWKLLEFSMQMLLVLVTGFVLASTPVFRRILATLAGLAKSPGQAIILVSVVSLAASWINWGFGLVIGALFARQLARVVKVDYRLLIASAYSGFVIWHGGISGSVPLVIATEGHFTQNLIGVIPTSETIFASYNLIICLALLVLVPLTNRMMMGHGANPIHVDPAKLQEPEPEVPTVMERPADYLEHSRIVSLVIGVLGLGYLAIYFVEKGFALNLNIVNFTFLFLGIILHGTPFRFLHSLQEAIKGAAGIVVQFPFYAGIMGMMVGSGLAQDLSAWFVSISTADTLPLFTFWSAGLLNILIPSGGGQWAVQSQVMLPAAIELQADLARTSMAIAWGDAWTNMIQPFWALPALAIAGLRAKDIMGYCLIILLVSGVVISLGLLFL
- a CDS encoding SelT/SelW/SelH family protein, which codes for MSDVARIEITYCRQCRWLLRAAWLAQELLTTFEDEVGGVTLIPGTGGVFTVYADGELVWSRKEQGRFPEAAELKRLVRDRIAPDRPLGHVDRKAEAETPKE
- a CDS encoding branched-chain amino acid transporter permease, whose protein sequence is MPGAEILWTALLMALATAPARFLPFLVGNRLNGPALRRLFVELFPPAVLAVLIVYLGWGVGGAPANAQAGQAVGAVVTVAAHLCFRHLLVSVASGTAACMLVQNLWLA
- a CDS encoding AzlC family ABC transporter permease, which codes for MTDIAASCPSPWRQAFLLSIPILVGYVPIGIGFGVLWVQQGLPAWGAPLLGLIVYAGASQFLAAGMLAAGQGPVEIALATLTLNARHAVYGLAFLDRFRTWNAAKAYFAFALTDETYAVLAATPPAGNRSCDEGILWRVAMLNQGYWVVGCAIGAVAGNFIPAGIQGLDFALTALFIVLLLEQTRTRRKALAALVGAAVAVAGAAVFGTSNTLLPIMAAALAAVAIMDRGGCHARR
- a CDS encoding ATP-binding protein, yielding MVLLALAAVLPILAFSVGLGVTWLHAKQEAMEQEAENRVIYLAQLVNRELTSQIDSLLVLAEALPVDGAVDRDTFADIAERVRSRHPLWRVVVLSDPDGNRLIDIPDPVGGGPGKVVDLESHARAVATSAPVVGTTLRGPRGNAAFAIRVPVIRKGQLLYILTAVVEPRRIQDFLLANGLPPDWYCAVVDAGGNVAARLPNPEKLTGYPANSRLLRIREEQPEGFYDGLSTEGTPLRSVYRRLPDFGWSIHVGLPREVFAAPLRQAGGLMLGGGVVCAALAMLFATVFLRELRTRRRQDVAREETRRLEAMGQMTRGVAHDFNNLLQAMTACLSLVEKKADASGLRPVLDAGYQAVDRASRLTRQLLAFARRQPLEPRPVSIRDQLLSMSELMARTLRPDIRLDIDLPPDIWIVEVDPTQFEFTVLNILANARDAMPGPGALGIQARNMPRPSKEGEGLLVGPCVALSVSDTGGGMSPEIVARAFEPFFTTKQASGGTGLGLSQAYGFARQSRGAISIDSQPGRGTTVTLLLPRSDKAVADGRAEAGQAPEVSGGTVLLVEDDPIVGAMLAAVLTDIGYDLRRAFSADEALRVLSTDSSVDIVLSDIVMPGTLSGVGLLREIRRYWPAFPVVLMSGYSEELMEGADAKLIGKPFTVADLTTALEAELRARGAKSRAGMI
- a CDS encoding response regulator, encoding MADRKAPKVLVVDDEIMIALSVAEHLADEGFHVVVAHDGRQALDMARQEQPDAVVTDHMMPRMSGLEFACALRADSGFSAIPIVLTSAVPPANTDGIFTEVFAKPFQLSDLTHLLRKLLGGGR
- a CDS encoding ATPase domain-containing protein, which translates into the protein MQADERVETGIEGLDRVLKGGLIRSRTYILQGRPGAGKTILANHICFHHAKSGGTVLYVTLLAESHARLIGNLSELDFFDAGLVPSGVSYISGHMALRDGGLDGLVGLLRDEIGRMGTTLLVLDGLLNVRESAPSDLDLKVFLQQLQTHGEFANCTVLLLTSANLGEVAPEHTMVDGVIALSDDVVGARAVRTLSVSKFRGGAHLRGLHQFQIQQRGIVVHPRFEAEFATPSVPDGPGIERTVSGVPDLDAMIGGGLPARALTLAMGPSGTGKTTLALQFIASSSAEEPGLFFGFYETQPRLETKAASIGLDLSGLFRSGALEMLWQPPTENLLDGLAHRLREAVLRRGVKRLVIDGFSGFQRAAGHPDRIEPFFTALSNELRALGVTTFATWELREMIGPVVYSPAPEFSSIVENLILMRFVEYRAQMRRLISILKMRDSQFDARIREFQITSGGIVLADTFDRSEDLTTGAAHMLNRNDNRGSP
- a CDS encoding MFS transporter, which gives rise to MTAQSAGAAPPLAGKARSLTLLALTEVLALGLWFSATAVVPELEADVGLSAFQASLFTSAVQAGFVAGTLGSALLGLADRIDPRRLFAASALIAALANAGILLVDPATAAVPALRFVTGICMAGIYPVGMRIAATWARGDLGLLVGLLVGALTLGSASPHLINAIGGIEWRWVIGAASAGAVVAAVAISGAGLGPAMGKAPPFRPAAALIAWRDPALRLANIGYLGHMWELYAMWSWLALFLVSSFTAAGVQAADASGWARLVTFAAMALGGLGCVAAGAIADRIGRTAVTAGAMAISGGCALLIGFLHGAPPALVIAVCLVWGITIVADSAQFSASVAELSDRTLTGTMLTIQTSAGFLLTLFSIHLVGWLADSFGWANAFAVLAAGPAVGVWAMLRLRGRPESMRLAAGRR
- a CDS encoding hybrid sensor histidine kinase/response regulator, producing the protein MVTAQEPSHSLAAVEEMSFRRLVDSITDYAIYMLDSQGIISTWNQGAQRFKGYTAAEILGQHFSRFYTEEDKLAGEPARALHAAAHEGKYEKEGWRVRKGGERFWAHVVIDPIRDEDGKLIGFAKITRDVTERRNTQQALLESEKRFSLLVQGVTDYAIYMLDPQGHVTNWNGGANRIKGYAAEEIIGQHFSRFYTPEDRSAGLPFQALKIAEREGKYEKEGWRIRKDGTRFWAHVIIDAIRDENGKLIGFAKVTRDITERKEAQEALEQAREALVQAQKMEAVGQLTGGIAHDFNNLLQALGGCLTMIARRTDQPDIQPLLQAGRQAVDRGAKLVQQLMTFARGESLRPETLALPDRILGMAGLLERVLRADIRLNTRFTPDLWPVDLDPTQFELAIINLAVNARDAMPNGGSLLIKAENVTLPPGNPRGLEGDFVHLSVADTGTGMPAEVKIRAFDPFFTTKEVGKGSGLGLAQVYGLAHQGGGTAWIDSEEGRGTTINLLLKRSHSLPRQAVDRSRALPKAQRGGHILLVEDDPVVASTVAAALEDAGLMVTRVVTADEALPLLAGADAIDLLFSDVIMPGRISGIDLAQEARRLRPGLPVILTTGYSGNVADAEGIRILPKPYRIDELVDVLAREMSGAKPLAPVAESQP